One part of the Pirellulaceae bacterium genome encodes these proteins:
- a CDS encoding sulfatase-like hydrolase/transferase, whose product MMARCMSFTSSMLLLALASGPLIAAAPPNILLISCDNLGYGDLPCYNPASDIRAPHLDRLASQGARLTSFYTASPTCTVSRACLLTGRIPQRHGLLDQLAGVAGNYGIGLRHQEILLPQFLKQSATPYVTGCFGKWNIGFAAGSRPTERGFDEFVGHASGNLDYYQHNYRERHDLYHGTEELHREGEYVTEIFSKAAVDFLTRHRRTQDNTSGRPWFCYLPFNAPHFPTAKNKRKGQPNIWQAPDDAFHAIQLSPNETDPRRRYRAVVFALDRAIGQVLQALEQTDQTENTFVFFMSDNGAFCLDRRGLDVGINDPLRSGGVTTWEGGLRVAAIARWPGHIPAGSLIAEPFWSPDILIACAQLSSISLPRNITFDGKNPLPVLTAKGRSPHESFFFEYRQYAALRKGDWKIVREQPDRPWQLFNLKDDVTESKDLARNRPDKVADLNKLFQAWKKET is encoded by the coding sequence ATGATGGCACGATGCATGTCGTTCACTTCGTCCATGCTGTTGCTGGCGTTAGCATCCGGCCCGTTAATCGCAGCTGCCCCACCGAATATTTTACTCATCAGCTGCGACAATTTGGGCTATGGTGACCTACCTTGCTACAACCCGGCCTCCGACATCCGTGCTCCTCATCTTGATCGCCTGGCCTCACAGGGAGCTCGCCTGACCAGTTTTTACACGGCGTCACCCACTTGCACCGTCTCCCGCGCCTGTTTACTGACCGGTCGCATCCCGCAACGCCACGGTTTACTTGACCAATTAGCAGGCGTGGCCGGCAACTACGGCATCGGCTTACGTCACCAGGAAATACTTTTGCCGCAGTTTTTAAAGCAATCTGCCACACCCTACGTGACAGGCTGCTTCGGCAAATGGAATATTGGGTTCGCGGCCGGCTCCCGGCCCACCGAGCGAGGTTTTGACGAGTTCGTTGGACATGCTTCGGGCAACCTAGATTACTACCAACACAATTATCGCGAACGGCACGATCTCTATCACGGCACGGAAGAACTTCATCGTGAGGGTGAGTATGTCACCGAGATTTTCTCCAAAGCGGCCGTCGATTTTCTGACTCGTCATCGCCGCACTCAGGACAACACAAGCGGACGTCCTTGGTTCTGTTACCTGCCGTTCAACGCGCCCCATTTCCCGACGGCGAAAAACAAACGAAAAGGGCAACCCAACATCTGGCAAGCGCCTGATGATGCCTTCCACGCAATCCAGCTTTCTCCCAATGAGACAGATCCGCGGCGACGCTACCGGGCCGTCGTATTCGCCCTGGACCGCGCGATTGGCCAAGTTCTCCAGGCACTGGAACAGACGGACCAAACCGAGAACACCTTTGTCTTTTTCATGTCGGACAATGGAGCTTTTTGCTTGGATCGTCGTGGACTGGACGTAGGCATCAACGATCCACTACGAAGCGGAGGTGTGACCACTTGGGAAGGTGGGCTACGCGTCGCCGCAATCGCCCGTTGGCCGGGACATATCCCGGCAGGATCACTCATCGCCGAACCGTTCTGGTCGCCCGACATCTTGATTGCCTGTGCGCAACTATCCAGTATCTCCTTGCCTCGAAACATCACCTTCGACGGTAAGAATCCGCTACCCGTGCTGACCGCCAAAGGGCGGTCACCGCACGAGTCATTCTTTTTTGAGTACCGTCAATATGCGGCACTCCGCAAAGGTGATTGGAAGATCGTTCGTGAGCAGCCCGATCGCCCCTGGCAACTCTTCAACCTGAAAGATGACGTGACTGAGTCAAAGGATCTCGCTCGCAATCGTCCGGACAAAGTCGCGGATCTCAACAAGCTTTTCCAAGCCTGGAAAAAAGAAACCTAA
- a CDS encoding FG-GAP-like repeat-containing protein, whose protein sequence is MKHNLFTWTIRVIVAHLILVGNLPDVIQADSPNANRLTYLDDFCNPYWPGLDMPKLITPQWVGDKNVECVVTIGIDDMRDPAPYESYLRPILERLKQVDGRAPASILTNSINPEHPQLATWLEEGLSLETHTADHPCPCLQGGRFETAKSTYDRCVDQLASVPGNHPVTFRFPCMDSMNTPSPRGFAEIINRMTPQGNFLQMSSSVCQLFTPDDPALPRDLVFNEDGQDRFARYLPFASFVNKIENYPYPYVIGQICWEFPCMVPDDWQGQNLQGNANRQTAIDYQAAIDAAVHKQGVANLVCHPNDWIGNQLLFNVVDETLNKHGKRVIFLNFREALERINKNLLSGQSIRAADGGDNGVRILDLNNDGYLDVVIGNDQLRQTRVWLPEQRKWLETEFPAQNIKGTGEQRYDGGVRFGIFREDGAASMMVLNESERAVWHFHNDRWKRDDDMLQGLEIDGQPILVVNQQGRDRGFRLRDADGDGCCEVIVGNPDQQEMLRWNADEKIWQSTAPLPEPIVDALGRDAGLRFVDLDRDGHEDLLFSNERRYAIYIYSEQDLGWTNRVLADSRRNGEAVPMVVRNGTNNGAWFANDHMWIQNEDTNRLSDGVDRRSFDQLLGDFQSPPRSPSDGLRSLRTRPGFEVELVAAEPLVKDPIAFDWGPDGRLWVVEMADYPLGIAGKESGGGRIRFLEDTDGDGQYDKSTIFLDGIPFPTGVMPWRDGVLISAAPDIFFAADTDGDGQADRREILYHGFIEGNQQHRVNGFEWGLDNWVYVANGDSGGTVTSKKTGTTVDISGRDLRIRPDSGVIDLQSGFTQFGRHRDDWGNWFGCSNSLPLRHYVLADHYLRRNPHARPPTPHRDIVVTGNAQVFPLSRILSHWEGYRSPGIGEPHRFTSACSTMPYRDQLFGPDFYQNTYTCEPIHNLVHRRRLIQTGISFASERDDDETKSEFLASTDSWFRPTMAKPGPDGALWIADMYRLVIEHTQYIDDQREKELDLRAGEDRGRIYRVYPRGEKLRTIPKLEQLETEALVAKLDSPSGWQRDTVQRLLIHRADPAAITPLRQMLKNDERPLARLHALCTLDGLDGANTETLIAALSDSHPAVQRHAVRVSEKRLAASPQLTKQLIEMASRSVTANPNQTGGDAQLQLQLAYSLGISTDPEAGKVLGRLAMAEDSDQYLRAAVISSLNELNLPLVLAEVTKTGLQQEQSRAFFSDLLELAAAFKSEDAIEEAIRQISRNDSTDDIAAWQFGAMASLLAGLGNNASPDAPLLATVTDRIHSFREQAKMVAADPNAPLPLRHDAVRLLGRSHRWAAPEDVQRLADLLEPTHADSLQRVALEALSYGDDAEIASSILGRIPSMSPALRAQSLDQLLSRTVWIELLLNEVAANRLPAGEIGTIFQTRLLTHQDESLRKQAESVFVVVNNDRQAVINAYRPSLVAKGNSARGELLFAKQCGSCHRIGQVGKEVGPDLTAITDRSPATLLTAVLDPNRSVEDKYRGYSVLTDDGRVQTGIIPAETSTTITLKNAQGEESVILRSEIDSLRSTGLSLMPTGLEKEIDKNQMADLLSFLGSLRPAPKSFEGNQPQQVKQGTDGTIELTAADCRIYGDSLVFESRYGNLGFWQSATDVAEWLVEVSRAGSYDVIIDYACDSSTANNTYALTIGLEELVGKVEGTGTWDDYRTTTIGQVTLNTGPQHLVFRPEQAPAGCLIDLRAVILKPTNGNSESCQEPSATTSLDPDK, encoded by the coding sequence ATGAAGCATAACCTCTTCACATGGACGATTCGCGTCATCGTGGCTCATCTGATATTGGTTGGGAACTTACCGGATGTCATCCAAGCCGACTCGCCGAATGCAAATCGATTGACTTACCTTGACGATTTCTGCAACCCCTATTGGCCCGGCTTGGACATGCCCAAGTTGATCACCCCTCAATGGGTCGGCGATAAAAATGTCGAGTGCGTGGTCACCATTGGTATCGACGACATGCGAGACCCGGCACCTTACGAGTCGTATTTACGTCCAATCCTCGAACGACTCAAACAGGTTGATGGGCGCGCGCCGGCCAGCATTCTGACCAACAGCATCAACCCTGAACACCCGCAGCTTGCGACTTGGCTCGAAGAAGGTCTCTCTCTCGAAACGCACACAGCCGATCATCCTTGCCCTTGCCTGCAGGGCGGTCGTTTCGAAACGGCCAAAAGCACCTATGATCGGTGCGTCGACCAGCTCGCCTCTGTGCCGGGCAATCACCCGGTAACGTTTCGCTTTCCTTGTATGGATTCGATGAATACCCCCAGCCCACGGGGCTTTGCGGAAATCATCAATCGCATGACGCCGCAAGGAAATTTTTTACAGATGAGTAGCTCGGTCTGCCAACTGTTCACGCCGGATGATCCGGCTCTTCCCCGAGATCTGGTTTTCAATGAAGACGGCCAGGATCGATTTGCTCGCTATCTGCCGTTCGCTTCTTTCGTCAATAAGATCGAGAACTATCCCTATCCCTACGTGATTGGACAAATCTGCTGGGAATTCCCCTGCATGGTTCCGGATGACTGGCAAGGACAAAATCTGCAGGGTAATGCGAATCGCCAAACGGCTATCGACTATCAGGCCGCCATCGACGCTGCCGTCCATAAGCAGGGCGTCGCGAACCTGGTCTGCCATCCCAACGATTGGATCGGTAATCAGTTGCTCTTCAATGTTGTCGATGAGACGCTCAACAAACATGGCAAACGCGTCATTTTCCTCAATTTCCGTGAGGCGCTTGAACGAATCAACAAGAACCTCTTGTCGGGTCAAAGCATTCGAGCTGCGGACGGCGGCGATAACGGCGTCCGAATACTCGACCTCAACAACGACGGCTATCTGGATGTTGTCATTGGCAATGATCAACTCCGGCAAACGCGGGTCTGGCTTCCGGAACAGCGTAAGTGGCTCGAGACTGAATTTCCTGCACAAAACATCAAAGGGACTGGCGAGCAGCGGTACGACGGGGGAGTGCGGTTTGGCATTTTCCGTGAAGACGGCGCCGCCAGCATGATGGTGCTTAATGAGTCGGAACGAGCAGTATGGCACTTTCACAATGATCGCTGGAAACGTGATGACGATATGCTGCAAGGTTTGGAGATTGACGGCCAGCCGATCTTGGTTGTCAACCAACAAGGTCGGGACCGTGGATTCCGCCTCCGCGACGCAGATGGTGACGGCTGCTGTGAAGTGATCGTTGGCAATCCAGACCAACAGGAGATGCTGCGTTGGAACGCGGATGAAAAGATCTGGCAATCCACCGCGCCGCTGCCTGAGCCCATCGTCGATGCATTAGGACGTGACGCCGGACTGCGATTTGTCGATCTTGATCGAGACGGACATGAAGACTTGCTATTCTCAAACGAACGCCGTTACGCAATCTACATCTATTCCGAGCAGGACTTGGGTTGGACCAACCGCGTTCTGGCAGACTCACGTCGCAATGGCGAAGCGGTCCCCATGGTCGTGCGAAACGGAACGAATAACGGTGCCTGGTTTGCCAACGACCACATGTGGATTCAGAACGAAGACACGAATCGATTATCTGACGGCGTCGACCGGCGTTCATTCGATCAATTGCTAGGTGATTTTCAGTCGCCCCCACGGTCGCCATCTGATGGATTACGATCCCTCCGAACTCGACCCGGCTTTGAGGTCGAATTGGTCGCCGCGGAACCTCTGGTGAAAGATCCCATCGCCTTCGACTGGGGACCCGATGGACGCCTGTGGGTCGTCGAAATGGCCGACTATCCACTCGGGATCGCGGGCAAAGAAAGCGGGGGAGGGCGGATCCGTTTCCTTGAAGATACGGACGGTGACGGGCAATATGACAAGTCGACAATTTTTCTGGATGGTATTCCGTTCCCAACGGGTGTAATGCCTTGGCGCGATGGCGTGTTGATCAGTGCGGCACCCGATATTTTCTTTGCTGCCGATACGGACGGCGACGGGCAAGCCGATCGACGCGAAATCCTTTACCACGGATTTATTGAAGGCAACCAACAACATCGCGTGAACGGATTCGAATGGGGTCTCGACAACTGGGTTTATGTCGCCAATGGTGACAGTGGAGGCACCGTAACGTCGAAAAAAACAGGAACGACGGTCGACATCAGTGGGCGGGATCTACGGATTCGACCCGACAGTGGGGTCATCGATCTGCAGTCTGGCTTCACACAATTTGGACGCCATCGCGACGACTGGGGCAACTGGTTCGGATGCAGCAACAGCTTACCTTTGAGACACTACGTCCTGGCTGACCATTATTTGAGACGGAATCCGCATGCGCGACCTCCGACACCACATCGCGACATCGTCGTCACTGGAAATGCACAAGTGTTTCCCCTCTCTCGCATCCTCAGTCATTGGGAAGGCTACCGTTCGCCTGGCATTGGCGAACCGCATCGTTTCACGTCGGCCTGCAGCACAATGCCCTACCGAGATCAACTATTCGGCCCGGATTTCTACCAAAACACCTACACGTGTGAACCGATCCATAATCTCGTCCATCGTCGCCGCCTCATTCAGACAGGTATCAGCTTTGCGAGTGAGCGGGACGACGACGAAACAAAAAGCGAGTTCCTGGCCTCGACTGACAGCTGGTTTCGTCCAACGATGGCAAAACCCGGCCCAGACGGTGCCCTCTGGATTGCTGATATGTATCGCTTGGTGATCGAGCACACCCAATACATCGACGACCAACGTGAAAAAGAGCTTGACCTGCGGGCCGGCGAAGATCGGGGACGGATCTACCGCGTTTATCCGCGCGGCGAAAAACTTCGTACGATTCCCAAACTGGAACAACTCGAAACTGAAGCCCTCGTCGCGAAGCTTGACAGTCCAAGTGGGTGGCAACGAGATACCGTGCAGCGATTGCTGATTCATCGTGCTGATCCAGCAGCGATCACACCTTTGCGACAAATGCTGAAAAACGATGAACGCCCCCTAGCTCGACTGCACGCACTATGCACGCTGGACGGACTTGACGGCGCGAATACTGAAACCCTGATTGCGGCGCTTTCCGACTCACATCCAGCCGTTCAGCGCCATGCCGTTCGGGTTTCCGAAAAACGACTCGCAGCCTCTCCGCAACTCACCAAACAATTGATCGAAATGGCCTCAAGGAGCGTTACTGCTAATCCCAATCAAACGGGTGGCGACGCACAGCTTCAGCTTCAATTAGCCTACTCGCTTGGCATCTCGACCGATCCCGAAGCAGGCAAGGTACTGGGTCGCCTGGCGATGGCCGAAGACAGTGATCAATACCTGCGCGCGGCTGTCATTAGCTCTCTCAACGAACTCAACCTGCCGTTGGTTCTTGCAGAGGTGACCAAAACAGGTTTGCAGCAGGAACAAAGTCGCGCATTCTTCAGTGACCTGCTCGAGTTAGCGGCCGCTTTCAAGAGCGAAGATGCGATTGAAGAAGCGATTCGCCAGATCAGTCGGAACGATTCGACCGACGACATCGCAGCATGGCAATTCGGCGCGATGGCCAGTCTCCTGGCAGGCCTGGGCAACAACGCTTCGCCAGATGCACCCTTACTCGCCACCGTCACCGATCGCATCCATTCATTCCGTGAACAGGCCAAAATGGTCGCAGCCGATCCGAATGCCCCGCTGCCTTTGCGTCACGACGCCGTTCGCCTATTGGGTCGCTCGCATCGATGGGCCGCGCCGGAAGACGTCCAACGATTGGCCGATTTGCTGGAACCGACGCATGCCGATTCGCTTCAAAGGGTCGCTCTCGAAGCGCTCTCCTACGGCGACGACGCGGAAATTGCCAGCTCGATCCTTGGCAGGATTCCTTCGATGAGTCCCGCCCTACGGGCACAATCGCTCGATCAATTATTGAGTCGCACCGTTTGGATCGAGTTACTGTTAAACGAAGTAGCGGCCAACCGTCTGCCGGCTGGAGAAATCGGTACCATTTTCCAGACTCGACTACTCACGCATCAGGACGAATCACTGCGCAAACAAGCCGAATCTGTGTTTGTTGTGGTCAACAACGATCGGCAGGCCGTGATTAACGCCTATCGCCCTAGTCTGGTTGCCAAAGGAAACTCTGCCCGCGGTGAGTTGCTGTTCGCGAAGCAATGCGGATCGTGCCACCGGATCGGGCAAGTCGGAAAAGAAGTGGGGCCGGACCTGACTGCGATCACAGACCGATCTCCCGCAACGCTGTTAACAGCAGTCCTGGATCCAAACCGATCCGTGGAAGACAAATATCGTGGCTATTCGGTTTTGACAGATGACGGCCGTGTTCAAACTGGGATCATTCCCGCCGAAACGAGCACGACGATTACACTCAAGAATGCTCAGGGTGAAGAATCAGTCATTCTGCGCAGCGAAATCGATTCACTCCGAAGTACAGGGCTCTCGTTAATGCCCACGGGCTTGGAAAAAGAAATCGATAAAAACCAGATGGCAGATCTACTCAGTTTTCTTGGGTCACTGCGGCCTGCGCCAAAATCATTCGAAGGCAATCAGCCGCAGCAAGTGAAGCAAGGCACAGACGGAACGATCGAACTGACCGCCGCCGACTGTCGCATCTACGGTGACTCTCTTGTCTTCGAATCACGCTATGGCAATCTTGGGTTCTGGCAAAGTGCGACCGACGTCGCAGAATGGCTTGTCGAAGTTTCGCGAGCGGGCAGCTATGACGTGATTATCGATTATGCCTGCGATAGCTCAACAGCAAACAACACCTACGCGCTCACGATCGGACTGGAAGAATTGGTCGGCAAAGTAGAAGGCACAGGGACCTGGGATGACTACAGGACGACAACCATCGGTCAGGTTACCCTCAACACTGGCCCTCAACATCTTGTCTTCCGACCTGAACAGGCGCCAGCCGGCTGCTTGATCGATTTACGCGCGGTAATTCTCAAACCCACGAATGGCAATTCCGAATCTTGCCAAGAACCATCTGCTACGACATCACTCGATCCTGACAAATAA
- a CDS encoding site-specific integrase encodes MLNWGFHRSYLDAKVSAVPIKVPTPDKGRPLSEDEQELYIATAREVCSQDPAGWEHLIRGLLASGLRLGESMSLSYDRGADIRIDGDSIRFSGRVQKNKRLQIIPMLPAMIKLLNPEGKGFVFNPLNRRGHRCAPGTVQNWLARIGKESGIEVNDRGRFVSAHDLRRTYAQSLASAGVAVHDVQFVMRHASIKTTQEYYLRPDSEVVGSRIREQLGNTRS; translated from the coding sequence ATGCTCAACTGGGGATTCCACAGATCGTATCTCGATGCGAAGGTCTCAGCTGTTCCGATCAAGGTGCCAACACCAGACAAGGGTCGACCGCTAAGCGAAGATGAGCAAGAGTTGTACATAGCAACAGCTCGGGAGGTCTGCAGCCAAGATCCTGCTGGGTGGGAGCACCTCATTCGCGGGCTGCTTGCAAGTGGACTCCGTCTCGGCGAATCAATGTCTCTATCCTACGATCGTGGTGCTGACATCCGAATCGATGGGGATAGCATACGGTTCAGTGGCAGAGTACAGAAAAACAAACGCCTGCAAATCATCCCCATGCTGCCGGCCATGATCAAGCTGCTCAATCCCGAAGGGAAAGGCTTTGTATTCAATCCGCTGAACCGTCGTGGTCATCGTTGTGCACCTGGAACCGTTCAGAACTGGCTCGCTCGCATTGGGAAAGAATCAGGCATCGAAGTAAATGACCGAGGTAGATTTGTTTCCGCACATGATTTGCGTCGGACCTACGCTCAGTCCTTAGCATCGGCAGGCGTGGCAGTTCATGATGTCCAATTCGTGATGCGTCATGCGTCAATCAAAACGACCCAAGAGTACTACTTACGACCGGATTCAGAGGTTGTTGGAAGCCGAATCAGGGAACAGTTAGGGAACACCCGAAGCTAA
- the cas12b gene encoding type V CRISPR-associated protein Cas12b, which produces SGLFFPIEKEDELWAKHERSFLLSLPDAPSGLATRTARDVPFNEIKSLRVKISDLKKIQRLKQHTSAAHRREAVREIIDGCTDDDFDLQLKEAVKDLYLETETSNDKWNTQVQSVYKKLEDIVSNTVSKWRKLTRKRSVGGRAYNPQKSFWSIAYLEEVRRLLKSWSFRAREARQVNRANRQSQGVFASRLLDHINNLKRDRVKTGADLVIQAARGYVPSESEGWEEKHRPCHVLLFEDLLRYRFAQDRSKKENNRLMKWCHREIRHETEMQAEIYDIRVSDIEAGFSSQYHGASGAVGCRTIVLTDDLIDRQKSTIEKMGKELSLKVLKNGVRIPWYGGPDFTTLNAAGNAISTHADINAAQMLQRRFWHLSGEAYRIRVVEVEVDGQKYLYPSSKGKRVLGALKAITKTENGYSRFHKADGDFYQIESIKKTQWEHDIKGQENKAEASEDDDLAVVEFLAKNEAVLFRDPSGHIHPKNEWYKQKDFWRETRAKIGRALQPPS; this is translated from the coding sequence AATCAGCGACCTGAAGAAGATCCAACGGCTGAAACAACACACGTCAGCCGCACACCGACGCGAAGCCGTTCGCGAAATTATTGATGGGTGCACAGACGACGACTTCGATCTCCAGTTAAAGGAGGCGGTCAAAGACTTATATCTTGAAACCGAGACCAGCAACGACAAATGGAATACCCAAGTCCAATCAGTCTACAAGAAACTAGAAGATATCGTTTCAAACACCGTATCGAAATGGCGAAAACTAACACGAAAAAGATCTGTAGGCGGTCGTGCATACAACCCCCAAAAGTCATTCTGGTCGATTGCCTATTTGGAGGAAGTGAGACGGTTACTGAAAAGTTGGAGCTTCCGCGCTCGTGAAGCCCGCCAAGTCAATCGAGCAAATCGACAATCCCAAGGTGTGTTCGCTTCCCGCCTCCTAGACCATATCAACAACTTGAAACGCGATAGGGTGAAAACTGGAGCAGACTTAGTTATCCAGGCGGCGAGGGGGTATGTGCCGTCCGAATCAGAAGGCTGGGAAGAGAAACATCGTCCTTGCCACGTCCTGTTGTTTGAAGACTTGTTGCGATACCGATTTGCACAAGACCGGTCAAAGAAAGAGAACAATCGCCTTATGAAATGGTGTCATCGGGAAATTCGCCACGAGACAGAAATGCAGGCAGAAATTTACGACATTAGGGTCAGCGACATCGAAGCAGGCTTCAGTAGCCAGTATCACGGTGCGTCTGGAGCCGTCGGCTGCCGAACGATAGTTCTTACCGACGATCTTATTGACCGACAAAAATCAACTATTGAAAAAATGGGGAAAGAACTCTCGCTGAAGGTTTTGAAAAATGGCGTGCGAATACCATGGTACGGCGGTCCCGATTTCACAACACTTAATGCAGCTGGTAACGCAATCAGCACACACGCAGATATCAACGCTGCACAAATGCTTCAAAGAAGGTTCTGGCATTTAAGTGGCGAAGCTTACCGTATACGCGTGGTGGAGGTGGAGGTGGATGGCCAAAAGTACTTGTACCCATCCAGCAAAGGGAAACGAGTCTTGGGGGCCCTGAAAGCAATCACAAAAACAGAAAACGGGTATTCACGATTCCATAAAGCGGACGGTGACTTCTACCAGATAGAATCAATCAAAAAAACACAATGGGAACATGATATAAAAGGACAGGAGAACAAGGCTGAGGCGAGTGAAGATGACGATCTGGCCGTGGTGGAATTCCTGGCAAAGAACGAAGCTGTCTTATTTCGAGACCCATCCGGTCACATTCACCCAAAGAATGAGTGGTACAAACAAAAGGATTTTTGGCGAGAGACTAGAGCAAAAATCGGACGTGCTCTCCAGCCCCCAAGTTGA